The Bos indicus x Bos taurus breed Angus x Brahman F1 hybrid chromosome 3, Bos_hybrid_MaternalHap_v2.0, whole genome shotgun sequence genome includes a window with the following:
- the S100A10 gene encoding protein S100-A10, which translates to MPSQMEHAMETMMFTFHKFAGDKGYLTKEDLRVLMEKEFPGFLENQKDPLAVDKIMKDLDQCRDGKVGFQSFFSLIAGLTIACNDYFVVHMKQKGKK; encoded by the exons ATGCCGTCTCAAATGGAGCACGCCATGGAAACCATGATGTTCACATTTCACAAATTTGCAGGTGATAAAGGTTACTTAACAAAGGAAGACCTGAGAGTACTCATGGAAAAGGAGTTCCCTGGATTTTTGGAA aaTCAAAAAGACCCTCTGGCCGTGGACAAAATAATGAAGGACCTGGACCAGTGTCGAGACGGCAAAGTGGGCTTCCAGAGCTTCTTTTCACTAATCGCTGGGCTCACCATCGCATGCAATGACTATTTTGTAGTACACATGAAGCAGAAGGGGAAGAAGTAG